One segment of Pseudofrancisella aestuarii DNA contains the following:
- the lpxK gene encoding tetraacyldisaccharide 4'-kinase encodes MIEKHWYSRKKTILSAILEPASYIFSKIASHRKKNLQEKQYKSKIPIIIVGNISVGGTGKTPVVRALSEYFLAEGKKPAIISRGYGAKADTYPFEVDENTKPSQCGDEPCMMHDALQGKVPIIIDANRARAIKFIEEKYSNIDVIISDDGLQHYKIARDYELVVVDASRMFGNGLTFPAGPLRESIDRIKEVDAVIAIGNCKDEDKKLLQEFNKNILFTKIIPKEFINIKTGERKSLSEFNRINLTAIVGIGNPQKFFNSLEELGVVVTKRKIFKDHYKFKESDFIEFDGDDVIVMTYKDAVKCKDFAKENWWYLDISVELCFEKIGFSI; translated from the coding sequence ATGATTGAGAAGCACTGGTACTCAAGAAAAAAAACAATACTATCAGCTATACTTGAGCCAGCTTCTTATATTTTCTCAAAAATAGCATCACATAGAAAAAAAAATCTCCAAGAAAAACAATATAAATCAAAAATTCCTATTATAATTGTTGGAAACATTTCTGTTGGTGGAACAGGTAAGACACCAGTAGTTAGAGCTTTAAGTGAGTATTTTCTTGCAGAAGGTAAGAAGCCAGCTATTATTAGTAGGGGATATGGGGCTAAAGCAGATACTTATCCTTTTGAGGTTGATGAAAATACTAAACCATCACAATGTGGTGATGAACCATGTATGATGCATGATGCTTTGCAAGGAAAAGTTCCAATAATAATAGATGCAAATAGAGCTAGAGCTATAAAATTCATAGAAGAAAAATACTCAAATATTGATGTGATAATCTCTGATGACGGATTACAGCATTATAAAATTGCTAGAGATTATGAGCTGGTAGTTGTTGATGCAAGTAGAATGTTTGGAAATGGATTAACTTTTCCAGCAGGACCTCTTAGAGAGTCAATTGACAGAATAAAAGAGGTTGATGCGGTTATAGCTATTGGAAACTGTAAAGATGAAGATAAAAAGCTATTACAAGAGTTTAATAAAAATATTCTCTTCACAAAAATTATTCCTAAAGAATTTATCAATATAAAAACAGGCGAAAGAAAAAGCTTAAGCGAATTTAATAGAATTAATTTAACAGCTATCGTAGGTATAGGTAATCCACAAAAGTTTTTTAACTCTTTAGAGGAGCTTGGCGTAGTTGTTACTAAAAGAAAAATATTTAAAGATCATTATAAATTTAAAGAGAGTGATTTTATAGAGTTTGATGGTGATGATGTAATAGTTATGACCTATAAAGATGCTGTCAAATGTAAAGATTTTGCAAAAGAAAACTGGTGGTATTTAGACATTTCTGTAGAACTTTGTTTTGAAAAAATTGGGTTTAGTATATAA
- the msbA gene encoding lipid A export permease/ATP-binding protein MsbA, translating to MSNSIDKIDIKSSPTNDFSGGVASKEKVTTLYKRLIYQVKHLWWFLAIAALGSVFFSAADASMIYLINPILNYGFGAGGDITKQSASVLMLMGLGMVGLLFLRSIGSFLSQYFIGSLGQKVVYKFRKDIYKRFMDLPASFFDKHSSGQIISRLLYNVDQVTEATTTAIITVVQDGTFVIGLIIVMVISSWQLSLFLIIVGPFLGLFISLINKKFRSLSRNTQFSMGNVTHAAEETLRNYKEIRIFGAQEKQQKKFFKNLDYTYSQQIRTIALDALTSPIIQIIASLVLALSLFTIAIFGTNENGSSWLTAGSFASFFAAAAAVLKPIKNLTKVNVVIQKAVAATEDIFYILDYPAEKETGTKKLTKSEGKVSIKNLSFSFGDRKVLDSVNVDINSGETVAFVGKSGSGKTTLTSIISRFYIQDEGEIFLDGVDTKELTLKDLRSHLSMVSQNVHLFDDTVYNNVAFGLDRDVSEEEVLKALEKANALEFVATLPEGMHTSIGNNGSKLSGGQRQRISIARALLKDAPVIIFDEATSALDNESERVVQQALENLTDSRTTIVIAHRLSTVENADKIVVMDDGKVVECGKHEELIKNGGLYSRLYQSGLE from the coding sequence ATGTCAAACTCTATAGATAAAATAGATATTAAGTCTTCTCCAACGAATGATTTTAGTGGCGGTGTTGCTAGTAAAGAAAAAGTAACTACTCTTTATAAAAGGCTTATTTATCAGGTTAAACACCTTTGGTGGTTTTTAGCTATAGCTGCATTGGGGAGTGTATTCTTTTCAGCTGCAGATGCCTCTATGATTTATTTGATAAATCCTATACTGAACTATGGATTTGGTGCTGGAGGAGATATAACTAAACAAAGTGCAAGCGTTTTAATGCTTATGGGACTTGGAATGGTGGGTCTTTTGTTTTTACGATCTATTGGTTCATTTCTATCTCAATACTTTATAGGTTCTTTAGGTCAGAAAGTAGTTTATAAGTTTAGAAAAGATATTTATAAAAGATTTATGGATCTACCAGCTAGTTTTTTTGATAAACACTCATCAGGACAAATCATTTCTAGACTTTTATATAATGTTGATCAGGTTACAGAAGCAACTACTACAGCTATTATAACAGTTGTTCAAGATGGTACATTTGTTATAGGGCTTATTATAGTAATGGTTATTTCAAGCTGGCAGTTGTCCTTATTTTTAATTATAGTAGGCCCTTTCTTAGGTTTATTCATAAGTTTGATAAATAAAAAGTTTAGATCTTTGAGTAGGAATACTCAGTTTTCTATGGGAAATGTTACACATGCTGCTGAAGAAACGCTTAGGAACTATAAAGAAATAAGAATATTTGGCGCTCAAGAAAAGCAACAGAAAAAATTCTTTAAAAATCTTGATTATACATATTCTCAACAAATTAGGACAATTGCCTTAGATGCTTTGACATCTCCAATTATACAAATAATAGCTTCATTAGTTTTAGCCCTTTCTTTGTTTACAATAGCAATTTTTGGAACAAACGAAAATGGTTCATCGTGGTTAACAGCAGGGTCTTTTGCTTCGTTTTTTGCTGCAGCTGCAGCAGTATTAAAACCTATAAAGAATTTAACTAAAGTTAATGTTGTCATACAAAAAGCTGTGGCTGCAACAGAAGATATATTTTATATATTAGATTATCCTGCTGAAAAAGAAACAGGAACAAAAAAACTTACTAAGTCAGAAGGTAAAGTTAGTATTAAAAACCTATCTTTTTCTTTTGGAGATAGAAAGGTTCTTGATAGCGTTAATGTTGATATTAATTCGGGTGAGACGGTTGCTTTTGTTGGTAAATCAGGGTCTGGGAAAACAACTCTTACAAGTATAATATCTAGATTTTATATACAAGATGAAGGTGAAATATTTTTGGATGGTGTTGATACAAAAGAGTTAACACTAAAAGACCTAAGATCTCACTTATCAATGGTTTCTCAGAATGTTCATTTGTTTGATGATACAGTTTACAACAATGTTGCCTTTGGTCTTGATAGAGATGTGTCTGAAGAAGAGGTCTTGAAAGCTCTAGAAAAAGCTAATGCTTTAGAGTTTGTAGCTACTTTACCTGAGGGGATGCATACGAGTATAGGTAATAATGGTTCTAAACTTTCAGGTGGACAAAGACAAAGAATATCAATTGCTAGAGCTTTATTGAAAGATGCTCCAGTAATAATATTTGATGAAGCTACAAGTGCGTTAGATAATGAGTCTGAAAGGGTAGTTCAGCAAGCACTGGAAAATCTCACAGACTCTAGAACTACGATTGTTATAGCTCATAGATTAAGTACAGTTGAAAATGCTGACAAAATAGTAGTGATGGATGATGGTAAAGTTGTTGAGTGTGGAAAACATGAGGAACTTATAAAAAATGGTGGATTGTATAGTAGGTTATATCAGTCTGGTCTAGAGTAA
- a CDS encoding tRNA CCA-pyrophosphorylase (catalyzes the addition and repair of the 3'-terminal CCA sequence in tRNA; these proteins belong to the CCA-adding enzyme subfamily 2 which does not have phosphohydrolase activity): protein MKIYLVGGAVRDILLDIAPKDKDWVVIGTNEKEMLALGFKKVGSSFPVFIHPDTKEEYALARKEKKIGKGYYGFETTFDKSVTLEDDLLRRDLTINSIAMTDKGEIIDPFNGAQDIKKRILRHTSLAFTEDSLRVIRIARFKAQLSDFNFKIAKETEELCIKIANSGELIDIKKERINIEFIKSLKNPKIFFNSLKTLHGLEILFPLIRQQFSKLPRKIFFISDTYQKSNIETKIALTFFSFAPKDINKLKTELCLTNNQSKIIHATCCLFQISKTVSHDEILFLLKQSNILRNNILLQKTKIIMGKLKELKNLNNLEDKINSTFETISELLKLNYSDAFSKTSHTDKNMLAKTLQLNIIKKHFKL from the coding sequence ATGAAAATCTACTTAGTTGGTGGAGCCGTTAGGGATATTCTTCTAGATATAGCTCCAAAAGACAAAGATTGGGTTGTGATTGGCACAAACGAAAAAGAAATGCTTGCCTTAGGATTTAAAAAAGTTGGATCCAGTTTTCCTGTATTTATTCATCCGGACACTAAAGAAGAATATGCATTAGCTAGAAAAGAAAAAAAAATAGGAAAGGGTTACTACGGGTTTGAAACAACATTTGACAAAAGCGTAACTCTAGAGGATGACTTACTAAGACGAGACTTAACTATTAACTCCATTGCCATGACCGACAAAGGAGAAATAATAGATCCTTTTAATGGAGCACAAGATATTAAAAAAAGGATTCTACGTCATACTAGTTTAGCATTTACAGAAGATTCCTTGCGAGTTATAAGGATAGCAAGATTTAAAGCTCAACTATCCGATTTCAATTTTAAGATCGCTAAAGAAACTGAAGAACTCTGTATAAAAATAGCTAATTCTGGAGAGCTTATTGACATAAAGAAAGAAAGGATAAATATCGAATTCATAAAATCCTTAAAAAACCCAAAAATATTTTTTAACTCTCTTAAAACTCTACATGGCTTAGAAATTCTTTTCCCACTCATTAGGCAGCAGTTTTCTAAATTGCCAAGAAAAATCTTTTTTATTTCGGACACATATCAAAAAAGTAATATAGAAACGAAAATAGCTTTAACTTTTTTTTCTTTTGCACCTAAAGATATAAATAAATTAAAGACTGAGCTTTGCTTAACAAATAATCAGTCAAAAATTATTCATGCTACTTGTTGTTTATTTCAAATAAGTAAAACGGTAAGTCATGATGAAATACTTTTCCTACTAAAACAATCAAATATATTGCGTAACAATATTCTTTTACAGAAAACAAAAATCATTATGGGCAAATTAAAAGAACTCAAAAACTTAAATAACTTAGAAGACAAAATAAACTCTACTTTTGAAACCATTTCTGAGTTACTAAAATTAAATTATAGTGACGCCTTCTCAAAAACATCCCATACAGATAAAAATATGCTAGCTAAAACCCTGCAGCTGAATATTATAAAAAAACATTTTAAATTATGA
- a CDS encoding disulfide bond formation protein B, with protein sequence MRIFLDKPFLTNVIICTFVELIVICLALTLNLTPCPLCILQQLCLIGILALSIVGLFKFKKYWFITLTIVLILSILGIYFSGAQVYLQYFSPSKNIAACDTVTNSFIIDAVTSVSGSTSSCSATLEEIPGLSLASYSLIVFILISCLNIVSFLRKIFNNSKES encoded by the coding sequence ATGAGAATTTTTTTAGATAAGCCTTTTCTAACAAACGTAATAATATGTACTTTTGTTGAGCTAATAGTTATATGCCTTGCACTCACATTAAATTTAACCCCTTGTCCACTATGCATATTACAACAACTATGCCTAATTGGTATTCTTGCACTAAGCATTGTCGGGCTATTTAAATTCAAAAAATACTGGTTTATAACTCTAACCATAGTACTTATTCTATCTATTTTAGGCATATATTTTTCTGGTGCTCAAGTATACTTACAATACTTTTCACCATCTAAGAATATTGCAGCCTGTGATACAGTAACTAACTCTTTCATTATAGACGCAGTAACCTCTGTATCAGGTTCAACAAGTAGTTGTTCAGCAACTTTGGAAGAAATTCCCGGACTATCTTTAGCTTCTTATAGTTTAATTGTATTTATATTAATTAGTTGCTTAAACATAGTCTCATTTTTAAGAAAAATATTTAATAATTCGAAGGAATCATAG
- a CDS encoding efflux RND transporter periplasmic adaptor subunit codes for MSEKTKAFLYKIKDKWNKFYEKVKSKKIYYASFVVAVLFIAWYFLGSLGLTVALIYFIQKINFVKRQFLKLKQNRQAAGITIAVTTAIMFGLVFGFSQLVKSMIKQGMASYVPQPTAVTSVLVKEQDWQPIINTIGEAQAIQSTAISSQSGGIISEIAFRSGQEVKKGDLLFKLDTSQLEASLEEAQANLKLAKITDERYKKLVAQRATSKESADKANADYLSAKAQVDNIRSQIAFKVIRAPFDGRIGIRNINLGQYFNNGDNAATLTTISPIFITFPIPQNKVNLIKVGDVISFYSDTFQNETFEAKITAVNSFINSSNRSIMAQAIYKNKDHRILPGMFVTVHINLPIEKNAIVIPRNAINYNLYGESVYTLKTVTDDDGKPTKASYTSTADGGMKTVQTEDTLYKVGQDNIAVLETKDNLALVSGVKAGETIVTSGQNKIRKGAKVIVNNSVELSNDIYNGDIQ; via the coding sequence ATGTCTGAGAAAACAAAAGCTTTTTTATACAAAATTAAAGATAAATGGAATAAATTTTACGAAAAAGTTAAATCTAAAAAAATATATTACGCCTCTTTTGTAGTTGCCGTGCTTTTTATAGCTTGGTATTTTTTAGGATCTCTAGGCTTAACCGTTGCTTTAATTTACTTTATACAAAAAATTAATTTTGTAAAAAGACAATTCTTAAAATTAAAGCAAAACCGACAAGCTGCCGGCATAACTATTGCTGTAACTACAGCTATAATGTTTGGCTTAGTGTTTGGTTTTTCACAGCTAGTAAAATCAATGATAAAACAAGGCATGGCCTCTTATGTACCTCAGCCAACTGCTGTAACTTCAGTTTTAGTAAAAGAGCAAGACTGGCAACCAATTATAAATACAATAGGTGAAGCTCAAGCTATTCAATCAACAGCTATTTCCTCTCAGTCTGGTGGTATAATCAGCGAAATTGCTTTCAGAAGTGGGCAAGAAGTTAAGAAAGGCGATCTACTCTTCAAACTTGATACTAGCCAGTTAGAAGCGAGCTTAGAAGAAGCTCAAGCCAATCTAAAGCTGGCTAAGATCACAGATGAGCGATATAAGAAACTTGTTGCTCAACGTGCTACATCTAAAGAATCAGCGGATAAAGCAAATGCTGATTACCTTTCAGCAAAAGCTCAAGTTGATAACATACGCTCACAAATTGCATTTAAAGTCATAAGAGCTCCTTTTGATGGAAGAATTGGTATAAGAAACATAAACTTAGGGCAATATTTTAATAATGGTGATAATGCTGCAACACTTACGACCATATCGCCTATATTTATAACTTTCCCAATCCCTCAGAACAAAGTTAACCTTATAAAGGTAGGTGATGTTATCAGCTTCTACTCTGATACATTCCAAAATGAAACTTTTGAAGCAAAAATAACTGCTGTAAACTCTTTTATTAATAGTTCAAATAGATCTATTATGGCTCAAGCAATTTATAAAAATAAAGATCACCGAATATTACCAGGTATGTTTGTAACTGTTCATATAAACCTACCAATAGAAAAAAATGCTATAGTTATCCCGAGAAATGCTATAAATTACAACCTTTATGGCGAATCTGTTTACACTTTGAAAACAGTTACTGATGATGATGGAAAACCTACAAAAGCATCTTATACATCTACAGCAGATGGAGGCATGAAAACGGTACAAACTGAAGATACTCTATATAAAGTTGGTCAAGATAATATAGCGGTTCTAGAAACTAAAGATAATCTTGCACTAGTATCTGGAGTAAAAGCAGGGGAAACAATAGTAACATCTGGTCAAAACAAAATAAGAAAAGGTGCAAAAGTTATCGTAAATAACTCTGTAGAACTAAGCAATGACATCTATAATGGAGATATTCAATAG
- a CDS encoding efflux RND transporter permease subunit — protein MDTFIRRPVLSLSISFMIIVIGIGSFFTLQIRQYPYIDSATITVTTNYPGASPANIQAFVTRPIENSVGAAKGIDYMTSSSALGTSTINVYVKLGYNTNDVLSEVVQYVNAVINRLPKDAYSPSIQVNPADDFPSLIFAFTSDVMTPPDITAYINSELTPRLLAKGGLSKVSVWGNKPYAMRIYPNKEKMAEYGITATELAESIGSNSLIAAGGAIQGPYLNYVLNPETSMSTAQDYRNLIVKKSETQIIRLKDVARVELGAQTYDSSVKFDGKTAVLAGAVVSPDANPLTVVAALLDELPSIKEGLPNGLNVDVAFNSTLYIESSIEEVLHTLFEAVIIVSIVMFLFLGSFRAVVVPIIAIPLSIIGSFFLMKVMGFSVNLLTLLAMILAIGLVVDDAIVVLENIYRHIEEGMEPFPAAIKGAREIANPVVLMTLTLVVVYAPIGMMTGFTGALFTEFAYSLAGAVLISGIVAYTLSPMLCSRVLNREMLDSKLVHYIDSFFTKLTAKYTSILKFVLEVKPSIAIVGLIVTASCFFMMRDIKSELAPIEDQGFIAIMGSAPSSANINYLNTFSNPLAKILTNIEGEQNTFILNGVMGSNVIFGGFIMKPWDERTILQPQAAQKIQSEVTNVAGIQTYTYQTPSLPGIPRGAPMTFVIQGVTDYEAIYDIANDFIAKMMKSGLFVFAQSDLKFDNPVTDIKIDREKAGNLGLSMKDISSVLQYSYAGGYINYFFRLGYSFQVIPQLPRMEMLTQEQLGSIYLDIKTPIENMFNSQIPISALVQFKTKGQPLTLNTFQQLNSATISAVMAPGVTQGQAVDYMEELSKAELPNGFSYNYSGSVRQYIENGNTMMIAFAFAIILIFLALSAQFESFRDSLVILVTIPMAISGALLPLFLGQYLGASWASLNIYTQLGLVTLIGLISKQGIMVVEFANHLQKVEKLNKYDAIIKSSSQRLRPILMTVSAMVVGVIPLIFSSGAGAVSRNCIGVVISSGLVVGAIFSLFVLPVVYMYVAEDKSKFLEREKREDEIIETLQQSDH, from the coding sequence ATAGACACTTTTATAAGAAGGCCTGTCCTATCCCTTTCTATAAGCTTTATGATAATAGTAATAGGGATAGGATCTTTTTTCACATTACAAATTAGGCAGTATCCTTACATTGATAGTGCAACAATAACTGTTACAACCAATTATCCTGGCGCTAGTCCAGCAAACATTCAAGCTTTTGTTACCAGACCAATTGAAAACTCTGTTGGTGCCGCAAAAGGTATTGATTACATGACTTCTTCGTCAGCATTAGGAACAAGTACCATAAATGTTTATGTAAAACTTGGGTACAACACAAATGACGTTTTATCTGAAGTAGTACAATATGTTAATGCTGTTATAAATAGATTACCTAAAGATGCTTATTCTCCATCTATACAAGTTAACCCAGCAGATGACTTCCCTTCTCTAATTTTTGCCTTTACAAGTGATGTCATGACTCCTCCAGATATCACAGCATATATAAACTCTGAGTTAACACCTAGGTTATTAGCCAAAGGTGGTTTATCTAAGGTCAGTGTTTGGGGTAATAAACCCTATGCTATGAGAATTTATCCCAACAAAGAGAAAATGGCTGAGTATGGTATAACTGCTACTGAACTTGCAGAAAGTATTGGCTCTAATAGCTTAATTGCAGCTGGTGGTGCTATACAAGGACCATATCTTAACTATGTCCTCAATCCTGAAACTAGTATGTCTACCGCTCAAGATTACAGAAACCTAATAGTTAAGAAATCTGAGACACAAATAATAAGACTAAAAGATGTAGCTAGAGTAGAATTAGGCGCACAAACTTATGATTCATCAGTGAAATTTGATGGTAAAACAGCTGTTTTAGCTGGCGCTGTTGTATCTCCTGATGCAAACCCTCTTACTGTTGTAGCTGCTCTTTTAGACGAACTCCCATCTATCAAAGAAGGGCTTCCAAATGGACTAAATGTTGATGTAGCATTCAATAGTACATTATATATTGAAAGCTCTATCGAAGAGGTCTTACATACGCTATTTGAAGCAGTAATTATTGTTTCTATTGTTATGTTCCTATTCTTAGGTTCTTTTAGAGCAGTAGTTGTTCCTATTATTGCTATTCCCCTATCTATCATAGGATCATTTTTCCTAATGAAGGTAATGGGATTCTCAGTAAATCTCTTAACTCTATTAGCTATGATTTTAGCTATTGGTCTGGTTGTAGATGATGCTATTGTTGTATTAGAAAATATTTATCGCCATATAGAAGAAGGAATGGAACCATTCCCTGCTGCCATTAAAGGAGCTAGAGAAATAGCTAATCCAGTTGTATTAATGACACTAACCTTAGTAGTAGTATATGCACCTATTGGTATGATGACAGGATTTACTGGGGCGTTATTTACTGAGTTTGCATACTCACTAGCCGGAGCCGTATTAATATCAGGTATAGTTGCTTATACACTTTCTCCAATGCTCTGTTCAAGAGTATTAAATAGAGAGATGCTTGACTCCAAATTAGTACATTATATAGATAGTTTCTTTACTAAGCTAACTGCCAAATACACTAGCATTCTAAAATTCGTATTAGAGGTTAAACCATCCATCGCAATAGTTGGTTTAATAGTAACAGCAAGTTGTTTCTTTATGATGCGAGACATTAAATCTGAACTTGCCCCAATAGAAGACCAAGGCTTTATAGCTATAATGGGATCTGCTCCATCTTCTGCTAACATAAACTACTTAAATACTTTTAGCAATCCTTTAGCTAAGATACTGACCAATATTGAAGGAGAGCAGAACACATTCATTTTAAATGGTGTAATGGGTTCAAACGTGATATTTGGTGGATTTATTATGAAACCTTGGGATGAGAGAACAATTCTACAACCCCAAGCCGCCCAAAAAATACAATCTGAAGTAACAAATGTTGCTGGAATACAGACTTACACATATCAAACGCCTTCCTTACCAGGGATCCCCAGAGGAGCTCCTATGACATTTGTTATTCAAGGAGTTACTGATTATGAGGCGATTTATGACATTGCCAATGATTTCATCGCTAAAATGATGAAAAGTGGTTTATTCGTTTTTGCTCAAAGTGATCTTAAGTTTGACAACCCTGTTACTGACATCAAGATTGATAGAGAAAAAGCAGGAAATCTAGGGCTTTCTATGAAAGATATTTCTAGCGTATTACAGTATAGTTACGCTGGTGGATATATTAACTATTTCTTCCGTTTAGGATATAGCTTCCAAGTTATTCCTCAGCTTCCTAGAATGGAAATGCTTACACAAGAACAGTTAGGAAGTATTTATTTAGACATAAAAACTCCTATAGAGAACATGTTTAACTCTCAAATCCCAATATCTGCTTTGGTTCAATTTAAAACGAAAGGTCAACCACTTACACTAAATACTTTCCAACAATTAAACTCTGCCACTATTTCAGCAGTTATGGCACCTGGAGTCACTCAGGGTCAAGCAGTAGATTATATGGAAGAATTATCAAAAGCAGAACTTCCAAATGGATTCTCATACAACTATTCTGGCTCCGTTAGACAGTATATAGAAAATGGTAACACGATGATGATTGCTTTCGCTTTTGCTATTATTCTTATTTTCTTAGCTCTATCTGCACAATTTGAAAGCTTTAGAGACTCTTTAGTTATCCTAGTTACAATTCCTATGGCTATATCAGGAGCGCTACTACCACTGTTCTTAGGTCAATATCTTGGGGCATCATGGGCTTCCCTGAATATTTATACTCAATTAGGATTAGTTACACTAATAGGATTGATATCTAAACAAGGTATTATGGTGGTTGAATTTGCAAATCATTTGCAGAAAGTTGAGAAACTAAACAAGTACGATGCCATAATAAAATCATCCTCTCAAAGATTAAGACCCATCCTTATGACAGTTTCAGCAATGGTTGTTGGTGTAATACCCCTCATATTCTCATCTGGTGCTGGTGCAGTAAGTAGAAACTGTATTGGGGTCGTTATATCAAGTGGATTAGTCGTAGGCGCAATATTCTCATTATTTGTTTTACCAGTTGTATATATGTACGTTGCTGAAGATAAATCTAAATTCCTAGAGAGAGAAAAAAGAGAAGATGAAATAATAGAAACTTTACAACAATCTGATCACTAA
- a CDS encoding MFS transporter, with translation MNSESHLPDSKSLMALAWVICLVTTLCYSYDFFIRAAPGVMATNLKDAFSINDTHLGFLSSAYFISYTIMQIPAGVILDKYNRRVVISIATALCVLGNYLFSATDYYELAFFGRILMGIGSAFGFIGAAKMAAMWLPQRFFATFIGFTTVVGILGGLMTDTILSSLVHNFGWKSGNAVFTYIGIGILVLVITFVRDNPKHVEKFTHLSEANFKETIFKVLKIFGNSKFWAASVIGAILFIPINVLGSLWGVGLIQAKFGIDQAGAAEINGFLFIGSAVGFAIAAIIASMTTRFRLMLIISITASVTLLAMLLYLPLNIQAFTILYILLGVVAGPQAVTFAIAKAISPKGTAGSATAGVNMVNNLIPVFLLPLIGYILTHYGTLMVHTSTKLEVYTISSYQTALDMVLVLLLICLPISIFIPKNIEDK, from the coding sequence ATGAATTCAGAATCACATTTACCAGACTCAAAATCACTTATGGCTCTAGCATGGGTTATTTGTCTAGTAACAACACTTTGCTATAGTTACGACTTCTTTATAAGAGCAGCTCCAGGAGTTATGGCAACAAACCTTAAAGATGCTTTTTCAATAAATGATACTCATCTTGGTTTTTTATCTTCAGCTTATTTTATTTCATATACTATAATGCAAATTCCAGCTGGAGTGATATTAGATAAATATAACCGAAGAGTAGTCATTAGTATTGCAACAGCACTATGTGTTTTAGGAAACTATCTCTTTTCAGCTACAGACTACTATGAGTTAGCTTTTTTTGGCAGAATACTTATGGGAATAGGCTCAGCATTTGGATTTATTGGCGCTGCTAAAATGGCTGCCATGTGGCTACCTCAAAGGTTTTTTGCAACCTTTATTGGTTTCACTACTGTTGTGGGAATTCTAGGCGGTCTTATGACTGATACTATTTTATCCTCTTTAGTACACAACTTTGGCTGGAAATCTGGAAATGCTGTATTTACATATATAGGGATCGGAATATTAGTCCTAGTTATCACTTTCGTACGAGACAATCCAAAACATGTAGAAAAATTTACTCATTTAAGTGAAGCAAATTTTAAAGAAACAATCTTTAAAGTCCTCAAAATCTTTGGAAACTCTAAATTTTGGGCAGCTAGCGTTATAGGTGCAATATTATTTATTCCCATAAATGTTCTAGGCTCGCTATGGGGTGTTGGACTCATCCAAGCAAAATTTGGTATAGATCAAGCTGGAGCAGCTGAGATAAATGGTTTCTTATTTATTGGATCTGCCGTAGGATTTGCAATAGCTGCAATTATAGCCTCTATGACAACTAGATTTCGCCTTATGCTTATAATAAGTATAACAGCATCAGTTACATTATTAGCTATGCTTTTATATCTTCCTTTAAATATACAAGCATTTACAATACTTTATATACTACTAGGCGTAGTTGCAGGCCCTCAAGCAGTAACATTTGCTATTGCAAAGGCAATATCTCCGAAAGGGACAGCTGGCTCGGCAACTGCTGGTGTGAATATGGTTAACAACCTTATACCTGTCTTTTTACTACCTTTAATTGGATATATATTGACTCACTATGGTACTTTAATGGTTCACACAAGCACTAAACTTGAAGTTTACACAATCTCTAGTTACCAAACAGCTCTAGATATGGTATTGGTTCTTCTATTAATCTGCTTACCTATTTCAATATTTATACCAAAAAATATAGAAGACAAATAA